The following coding sequences lie in one Arachis hypogaea cultivar Tifrunner chromosome 9, arahy.Tifrunner.gnm2.J5K5, whole genome shotgun sequence genomic window:
- the LOC112709776 gene encoding uncharacterized protein isoform X8, whose amino-acid sequence MGGACSRKPERDYEDSPCRGLSRRFCKSGSLKWWTSSFAYPSVDFHLRKGDCPSLLELCIKKINEDIDRYNTFSMLPRDISQQIFNKLVCSQRLTSVSLEAFRDCALQDLDLGEYAGVNDSWMDVISSQGSSLLSVDLSGSEVTDFGLSYLKYCENLLSLNLNYCDQISDHGLECISGLSNLTSLSLRRNDSISAQGMSILSGLVNLVKLDLERCPGIHGGLVHIQGLTKLQSLNIKWCNCITDSDMKPLSELVCLESLEISCSKVTNFGISFLKGLQKLSLLNLEGCLVTAACLDSLADLPLLSNLNLNRCNITDDGCEKFSRLENLKVLNLGFNDITDACLAHLKVLTKLESLNLDSCRIGDEGLINLAGHRQLKCLVLSDTEVGDTGLHHLSGLSGLEKINLSFTVVSDSGLRKLCGLTSLKSLNLDAHQITDAGLAALTSLTGLTDLDLFGARITDYGTNY is encoded by the exons ATGGGGGGAGCGTGTTCTAGGAAGCCCGAGCGGGATTACGAAGATAGTCCATGTAGAGGACTTTCACGAAGATTTTGCAAAAGTGGGAGTTTGAAATGGTGGACATCCTCGTTCGCTTATCCATCAGTAGATTTCCATTTACGGAAAGGGGATTGTCCATCGCTGTTGGAGTTGTGCATCAAGAAAATAAATGAG GATATTGATAGATATAATACATTTTCTATGCTGCCTCGGGATATAAGTCagcaaatttttaataaattggtTTGTTCCCAACGCCTAACCAGCGTTTCCCTTGAAGCTTTTCGAGATTGTGCGCTTCAG GACCTTGACTTGGGAGAATATGCCGGTGTTAATGATTCTTGGATGGATGTCATCTCATCACAGGGTTCATCATTACTTTCCGTGGATCTTTCTGGGTCTGAGGTCactgattttgggctgagttacCTAAAATATTGTGAAAATCTCCTTTCCTTAAATCTAAATTACTGTGATCAAATCTCGGATCATGGACTGGAGTGCATCAGTG GTCTGTCAAACTTGACAAGTTTGAGCCTCAGAAGAAATGATTCAATATCTGCTCAAGGAATGAGTATCTTGTCTGGTCTTGTTAATTTAGTCAAGTTGGACTTGGAGAGATGTCCTGGGATTCATGGAGGCCTGGTTCACATTCAAG GTTTAACCAAGTTGCAATCACTCAATATTAAATGGTGCAATTGCATAACCGATTCTGATATGAAGCCTCTATCAG AGTTGGTGTGTTTGGAGAGTCTTGAGATTTCTTGCAGTAAAGTCACTAATTTTGGCATCAGCTTTCTAAAAG GATTGCAAAAGCTTTCCTTACTAAACTTGGAAGGGTGCCTTGTAACAGCTGCATGCTTGGATTCTCTTGCAG ATCTTCCTCTCTTGTCAAACTTGAATCTTAATAGATGCAATATTACCGATGACGGCTGTGAAAAGTTTTCAC GGCTGGAAAATTTGAAAGTACTCAACTTGGGATTTAATGACATTACTGATGCATGTTTAGCACACTTGAAAG TATTGACAAAGTTGGAGAGCTTGAACCTTGATTCATGTAGGATTGGTGATGAAGGGTTGATCAACTTGGCAG GCCATAGGCAACTGAAGTGCTTGGTATTGTCTGATACAGAAGTTGGAGATACTGGGTTACACCATTTGTCAG GATTGTCTGGCCTGGAGAAAATAAATCTGTCATTCACTGTGGTTAGTGATAGTGGTTTAAGGAAACTGTGTGGACTCACATCTCTTAAGTCACTTAATTTGGATGCTCACCAAATTACTGATGCTGGACTGGCAGCTCTTACAA GTTTGACTGGGCTTACTGACCTTGATTTATTTGGTGCACGAATCACAGATTATGGAACAAATTATTGA
- the LOC112709776 gene encoding uncharacterized protein isoform X7, with amino-acid sequence MGGACSRKPERDYEDSPCRGLSRRFCKSGSLKWWTSSFAYPSVDFHLRKGDCPSLLELCIKKINEDIDRYNTFSMLPRDISQQIFNKLVCSQRLTSVSLEAFRDCALQDLDLGEYAGVNDSWMDVISSQGSSLLSVDLSGSEVTDFGLSYLKYCENLLSLNLNYCDQISDHGLECISGLSNLTSLSLRRNDSISAQGMSILSGLVNLVKLDLERCPGIHGGLVHIQGLTKLQSLNIKWCNCITDSDMKPLSELVCLESLEISCSKVTNFGISFLKGLQKLSLLNLEGCLVTAACLDSLADLPLLSNLNLNRCNITDDGCEKFSRLENLKVLNLGFNDITDACLAHLKAVLTKLESLNLDSCRIGDEGLINLAGHRQLKCLVLSDTEVGDTGLHHLSGLSGLEKINLSFTVVSDSGLRKLCGLTSLKSLNLDAHQITDAGLAALTSLTGLTDLDLFGARITDYGTNY; translated from the exons ATGGGGGGAGCGTGTTCTAGGAAGCCCGAGCGGGATTACGAAGATAGTCCATGTAGAGGACTTTCACGAAGATTTTGCAAAAGTGGGAGTTTGAAATGGTGGACATCCTCGTTCGCTTATCCATCAGTAGATTTCCATTTACGGAAAGGGGATTGTCCATCGCTGTTGGAGTTGTGCATCAAGAAAATAAATGAG GATATTGATAGATATAATACATTTTCTATGCTGCCTCGGGATATAAGTCagcaaatttttaataaattggtTTGTTCCCAACGCCTAACCAGCGTTTCCCTTGAAGCTTTTCGAGATTGTGCGCTTCAG GACCTTGACTTGGGAGAATATGCCGGTGTTAATGATTCTTGGATGGATGTCATCTCATCACAGGGTTCATCATTACTTTCCGTGGATCTTTCTGGGTCTGAGGTCactgattttgggctgagttacCTAAAATATTGTGAAAATCTCCTTTCCTTAAATCTAAATTACTGTGATCAAATCTCGGATCATGGACTGGAGTGCATCAGTG GTCTGTCAAACTTGACAAGTTTGAGCCTCAGAAGAAATGATTCAATATCTGCTCAAGGAATGAGTATCTTGTCTGGTCTTGTTAATTTAGTCAAGTTGGACTTGGAGAGATGTCCTGGGATTCATGGAGGCCTGGTTCACATTCAAG GTTTAACCAAGTTGCAATCACTCAATATTAAATGGTGCAATTGCATAACCGATTCTGATATGAAGCCTCTATCAG AGTTGGTGTGTTTGGAGAGTCTTGAGATTTCTTGCAGTAAAGTCACTAATTTTGGCATCAGCTTTCTAAAAG GATTGCAAAAGCTTTCCTTACTAAACTTGGAAGGGTGCCTTGTAACAGCTGCATGCTTGGATTCTCTTGCAG ATCTTCCTCTCTTGTCAAACTTGAATCTTAATAGATGCAATATTACCGATGACGGCTGTGAAAAGTTTTCAC GGCTGGAAAATTTGAAAGTACTCAACTTGGGATTTAATGACATTACTGATGCATGTTTAGCACACTTGAAAG CAGTATTGACAAAGTTGGAGAGCTTGAACCTTGATTCATGTAGGATTGGTGATGAAGGGTTGATCAACTTGGCAG GCCATAGGCAACTGAAGTGCTTGGTATTGTCTGATACAGAAGTTGGAGATACTGGGTTACACCATTTGTCAG GATTGTCTGGCCTGGAGAAAATAAATCTGTCATTCACTGTGGTTAGTGATAGTGGTTTAAGGAAACTGTGTGGACTCACATCTCTTAAGTCACTTAATTTGGATGCTCACCAAATTACTGATGCTGGACTGGCAGCTCTTACAA GTTTGACTGGGCTTACTGACCTTGATTTATTTGGTGCACGAATCACAGATTATGGAACAAATTATTGA